Proteins co-encoded in one Nothobranchius furzeri strain GRZ-AD chromosome 4, NfurGRZ-RIMD1, whole genome shotgun sequence genomic window:
- the LOC139069739 gene encoding uncharacterized protein, whose product MSLIADKCISEDYVHRCTCACKSPCEYFNTSRNSLYICYTCHYKINNCQIPPQSSINKLTVDPIPPQLARLNTLEQHLIALNIPFMKMLALPKGGQNGIHGPVTCVPANIVERCSLLPCTNMEGSLLPVKLKRKLTYKGHYDYQYVDAVHVQEALQYLKHHNLHYKDVQFNEAWINEFSRVDDHSVSEKDSVADKDEGACIEEDEDELLHDRQQHCMFQDTCLMPVDIGQEALDQYVDNVLNVAPGEGNNPVKLLSDITNEAKCFPVLFPSGSKTYHESRQYNLTLNRYFNTRLLHADGRFAHNVEYIFFAQYMSELEQVVSKVSIALRKGKSGESHDLRNLVKDQDSLNKLLEFDDGYRFLKPIRGTPAFWQTAQRDLLACVRMLGKPTWFASFSSADMRWTNLLYSILRQEGRTETVEQLEWADKCELLRRNPVTAARMFDFRWHVFLREVLMSPANPIGKIVDYYYRVEFQQRGSPHCHCLFWVSGAPVLDKNTDEEVTAFIDKYVTCELPPEEDSLSEVVSSVQQHSKRHSKTCKKKNTVCRFNFPRPASTRTFISHGEKYQDAAKTCKCDKTDSTVQCPCLSQDKARKQEMDKDVASAILTKVKTAISSDDCPYTSVEDLFRGLGISQEVFETAYKRFCRNTHVVLKRQINEIWINQYSRLLLKAWNANIDIQYCVDAYACCVYIVSYMSKSEREIGLLLANFQREAAKDNVSAKEALKTLGNVYLHNRDVCAQEAVYRLTNMHLKECSRKVVFVPTGDNVVKMSLPIAVLRQKAMSQDLSTDDMWMCGIADRYKNRPNDDTFNDMCLATFPSEYRVLSKNEKCKNPIQLSSDFGFVAKRTRTKPAVVRYARFSETREPEKFYQSMLQLFLPHRFDTELKPSTCETFEEFYRTGFIRFVDGANRSVQSVVDLNRGKYEMESDHLEAVDNIVGDALLENAWCELCPELEVERLECVEILKESSQTVNDDPEIIPDLAPSSKDIGRLEKRNVMSRTEGLALIRSLNEKQFSVFNRIRQWCIDKVNGVNPEPLHIFVTGGAGTGKSHLIRAIEYEVKRLLSPTCKHPDNTCVLLTAPTGIAAYNLEATTIHSTFSIGKDVRLPYTPLGEEKLNSLRSRFCDLQLLIIDEISMVDHNLLSYVHGRLRQIKQTGNFSPYGNISVVAVGDFFQLPPVKGKPLYSDGVGSSIWTDLFKVVELTEIVRQKDAVFSQLLNRIRTHSKGQPLLPEDLQILKTCETGEVSSALHIFATNKQVNEHNIIQLCQTCPDYISFKAKDYVNDKKTGKLKLLEGNHARASNTNLAEELLLGKGARVMLCKNVDAADGLVNGVCGIVTEIIMQDNDTFPKKVYVQFDDHRVGLQRRKTSQSLSSNLAGSTPIEPEEEKATVKGGLRRQFPLKLAWACTVHKVQALTVNTAVVSLSKIFAPGQAYVALSRVTTLSGLTIQKFDAKRIYCKDDITVAVSRMAPLLSGHTQWDRFNTSVFTFFLMNVQSLNRHVKDLPFCTRHLQPSCIAVTETWLTTACSDAVKIDGYSFYNCPRHLSYTSNQAALAVLQDQQRGGVGIYTAHGVAFEHLKLQDVNLECLTYKFVSLNLLMAVIYRPPLYPLSVFQANLVKLLDWLEPQSDNVLLMGDFNADILKSSAVLKIVTDRGYAQIVTDPTTERGTLIDHIYIKSKVYEMEAVVMPTYFSDHQGIFCGFKQL is encoded by the coding sequence atgtcACTTATAGCAGATAAATGTATAAGTGAAGATTATGTGCATAGATGCACCTGTGCCTGCAAGTCACCATGTGAGTATTTCAATACATCTAGAAATTCATTGTATATCTGTTACACTTGCCATTATAAAATTAACAATTGTCAAATACCTCCACAGAGTTCAATCAACAAACTGACTGTTGATCCCATCCCACCTCAGTTGGCACGATTAAATACATTAGAGCAACATTTGATAGCTTTAAATATACCATTTATGAAAATGTTGGCTCTGCCTAAAGGTGGTCAGAATGGAATTCATGGTCCTGTAACTTGTGTACCAGCAAATATAGTTGAAAGGTGCAGTTTGTTACCATGCACCAACATGGAGGGGTCTTTATTACCTGTAAAGTTAAAACGTAAATTAACATATAAAGGCCATTATGATTATCAGTATGTTGACGCAGTGCATGTCCAGGAAGCTCTTCAGTATTTAAAACATCATAATTTACATTACAAAGATGTACAGTTCAATGAAGCGTGGATTAATGAATTTTCTCGTGTGGATGACCATTCTGTATCAGAAAAGGACAGTGTTGCTGATAAAGATGAGGGTGCATGCATAGAAGAGGATGAAGATGAACTGCTGCATGATCGACAGCAACACTGTATGTTTCAGGACACCTGTCTCATGCCAGTGGATATAGGACAAGAAGCATTAGATCAGTATGTTGACAACGTGTTAAATGTTGCTCCTGGTGAAGGTAATAATCCAGTGAAATTGCTTTCTGATATTACAAATGAGGCAAAATGTTTCCCTGTATTATTTCCTTCAGGATCAAAAACGTACCACGAAAGCcggcagtataatttgacattgaATCGTTATTTTAATACTAGACTTCTTCACGCTGATGGGCGATTTGCTCATAATGTCGAATATATCTTTTTTGCGCAGTACATGTCTGAACTGGAGCAGGTTGTGTCTAAAGTTTCTATAGCTCTGCGTAAAGGTAAAAGTGGTGAATCCCATGACTTGCGTAATTTGGTAAAGGATCAGGATTCCTTAAATAAGCTGTTGGAGTTTGATGATGGGTATCGTTTCCTCAAACCCATTCGGGGCACACCTGCATTTTGGCAGACTGCACAACGCGACCTGCTGGCATGTGTTAGAATGCTGGGCAAACCTACATGGTTTGCATCGTTTTCATCAGCAGATATGAGATGGACTAATCTCCTGTACAGTATTTTGAGACAGGAAGGCAGAACGGAGACGGTGGAACAGCTGGAGTGGGCTGATAAATGTGAACTGCTGCGTAGAAATCCTGTCACTGCTGCCCGAATGTTTGATTTTCGATGGCACGTCTTCTTAAGAGAAGTTCTTATGTCTCCTGCCAATCCCATCGGTAAGATTGTAGATTACTATTATCGTGTTGAGTTCCAGCAGCGTGGTTCTCCACACTGTCATTGCCTGTTTTGGGTTTCTGGTGCTCCAGTTTTAGACAAGAACACAGATGAGGAGGTCACTGCATTCATTGACAAATATGTGACATGTGAACTTCCTCCTGAAGAAGATTCACTGTCTGAAGTAGTCTCATCTGTGCAGCAGCATTCAAAACGACATTCAAAgacttgtaaaaagaaaaatactgtTTGTCGTTTTAATTTTCCACGACCTGCATCTACTAGAACTTTTATTAGTCATGGTGAAAAGTATCAAGATGCAGCGAAAACTTGTAAATGTGATAAAACCGATTCTACTGTGCAGTGTCCCTGTTTGTCTCAAGATAAAGCACGTAAACAAGAAATGGACAAAGATGTAGCTAGTGCCATTTTAACTAAAGTAAAGACTGCTATTTCTAGTGACGACTGTCCATATACCAGTGTGGAAGATCTGTTTAGAGGCCTGGGTATTAGCCAGGAAGTATTTGAAACGGCATATAAACGATTTTGTAGAAATACACATGTTGTTTTGAAGAGGCAAATTAACGAGATTTGGATTAATCAGTATAGCAGGTTGCTGTTAAAAGCTTGGAATGCTAATATTGATATCCAATATTGTGTAGATGCTTATGCATGTTGTGTTTATATAGTATCTTATATGTCCAAAAGCGAGCGGGAAATTGGCCTTCTGCTTGCTAATTTTCAAAGAGAAGCAGCTAAAGATAATGTTAGTGCTAAAGAGGCTTTGAAGACACTCGGAAATGTTTATCTTCATAACCGAGATGTTTGTGCACAGGAAGCTGTGTACAGACTAACCAACATGCATCTAAAAGAGTGTTCTAGAAAAGTAGTTTTTGTTCCCACTGGTGATAATGTAGTTAAAATGAGTTTACCCATTGCTGTTTTGAGACAAAAGGCAATGTCACAGGATCTCAGTACCGACGACATGTGGATGTGCGGCATAGCTGACCGTTATAAGAACAGACCTAACGATGATACATTTAATGACATGTGCCTTGCGACATTTCCTTCAGAATATCGTGTTTTGAGTAAAAACGAGAAATGTAAAAACCCCATACAGTTGAGTAGTGATTTCGGATTTGTCGCAAAAAGAACTCGGACTAAGCCAGCTGTTGTTCGTTACGCCCGTTTTTCTGAAACCAGAGAGCCAGAGAAGTTTTATCAAAGCATGTTGCAGTTGTTTCTGCCACATCGCTTCGATACTGAACTTAAGCCTTCAACCTGTGAAACATTTGAGGAGTTTTACCGAACCGGTTTTATTAGATTTGTTGATGGAGCAAACCGTTCTGTACAGTCTGTTGTAGATTTAAATCGGGGTAAATATGAAATGGAATCTGATCATTTGGAGGCTGTGGACAATATTGTTGGTGATGCATTGTTAGAGAATGCTTGGTGTGAGTTGTGTCCAGAGTTGGAGGTTGAGCGTTTGGAATGTGTGGAAATATTGAAAGAGAGCTCACAAACGGTTAACGATGATCCAGAAATCATCCCAGATTTGGCTCCGTCATCTAAGGACATTGGACGATTAGAGAAGAGAAATGTCATGAGTAGAACTGAAGGCCTGGCATTAATTAGATCTTTGAATGAGAAACAGTTCTCCGTTTTTAATCGGATCCGGCAGTGGTGTATAGATAAAGTTAATGGCGTTAATCCTGAACCACTGCATATTTTTGTTACTGGCGGTGCGGGCACAGGGAAAAGTCACTTAATTCGCGCAATAGAGTATGAAGTTAAAAGATTACTCTCACCTACTTGTAAACATCCCGACAACACGTGTGTGCTCTTAACAGCTCCCACAGGTATAGCAGCATATAATTTGGAGGCCACAACAATCCACTCAACATTTTCTATAGGAAAGGATGTACGCTTACCGTACACTCCTTTGGGTGAAGAGAAGCTCAATTCTTTGCGTTCTCGATTTTGCGATCTCCAGCTTCTCATTATAGATGAAATATCAATGGTAGATCACAACCTCTTATCCTATGTCCATGGTAGATTGCGGCAGATTAAACAAACGGGGAATTTTTCACCTTATGGGAACATCAGTGTTGTGGCTGTTGGAGATTTTTTCCAGCTACCTCCTGTTAAAGGGAAACCACTCTATTCTGATGGTGTAGGTAGCAGCATATGGACTGATCTATTTAAGGTTGTTGAATTAACAGAGATAGTTAGACAAAAAGATGCAGTGTTTTCCCAGCTGTTAAATAGGATTAGGACTCATTCCAAAGGTCAACCGCTGTTACCTGAAGATTTACAGATTCTAAAAACTTGTGAAACCGGTGAGGTGAGCTCAGCCTTGCACATATTTGCGACGAATAAACAAGTAAATGAGCACAATATTATTCAGTTATGTCAGACTTGTCCTGATTATATATCGTTTAAAGCCAAAGATTACGTTAATGATAAAAAAACTGGCAAACTGAAGTTGTTGGAAGGTAATCATGCTAGAGCTTCGAACACAAATTTGGCTGAAGAGTTGTTGTTGGGTAAGGGTGCGCGCGTGATGTTGTGCAAAAATGTGGATGCTGCCGATGGTTTGGTAAACGGGGTCTGTGGTATTGTGACGGAGATTATAATGCAGGACAATGACACCTTTCCTAAAAAGGTTTATGTTCAATTTGATGACCATCGTGTAGGCTTGCAGAGGAGGAAAACCTCCCAGTCTCTGTCATCAAATTTAGCTGGTTCCACACCTATTGAACCAGAAGAGGAAAAAGCCACTGTTAAAGGTGGATTACGACGTCAATTTCCTCTCAAACTGGCATGGGCATGTACTGTCCACAAAGTACAGGCCTTGACTGTTAACACAGCTGTGGTCAGTCTCAGTAAAATATTTGCGCCTGGCCAAGCGTATGTTGCCCTTAGCCGTGTGACGACTCTTTCTGGGCTCACGATTCAGAAGTTTGATGCAAAAAGAATCTACTGTAAAGATGACATCACGGTTGCTGTCAGTAGGATGGCACCCCTTCTGAGTGGACATACACAGTGGGACAGATTTAACACATCTGTCTTTACTTTCTTTTTAATGAATGTCCAAAGTTTGAATAGACATGTTAAAGACTTGCCTTTCTGCACACGGCATTTGCAACCAAGTTGTATTGCTgtaacagaaacatggctgacTACAGCCTGTTCAGATGCGGTAAAGATTGATGGGTACAGTTTTTACAACTGTCCACGACATTTATCGTATACTAGTAATCAAGCGGCATTGGCGGTGTTGCAAGACCAACAACGTGGTGGTGTTGGCATCTATACTGCACATGGAGTGGCCTTTGAACATTTAAAGCTTCAAGACGTGAACTTGGAGTGTTTAACTTACAAATTTGTTAGCTTGAACCTACTAATGGCTGTAATTTATCGGCCCCCTTTGTATCCTCTTTCTGTATTCCAAGCAAATTTAGTAAAGTTGCTTGACTGGTTGGAGCCTCAAAGTGATAATGTATTGCTAATGGGGGATTTTAATGCTGACATTTTAAAGTCATCTGCGGTGTTGAAAATTGTGACTGACAGAGGCTATGCCCAAATAGTCACAGATCCAACCACAGAAAGGGGCACTTTAATAGATCACATTTATATAAAATCAAAGGTTTATGAAATGGAGGCAGTTGTTATGCCAACATATTTTAGTGACCATCAGGGAATTTTTTGTGGATTTAAACAGTTGTAG
- the LOC129160811 gene encoding uncharacterized protein — MGKCKFYAFTMPGKVSKRKADAAKRSTRPPPPLRIGIPTPSSDDVHLSGTGWRHRVRRWPTSAVSNKSHKLVLPGGIPDKKFVLLVGDSHLRSVADGIVPMPVGGLAFGVMSTPGACADLLRLEVSQAVLPREPDAVCVMAPSNNLTASRTVEEAGDAFERYLLAILSRWPKVFCTAMIPRLVGSWERQDLFQQEYHRRSAKLRVSYVPIHDDLPRYRRELWCRDGIHLSDDHGMPILTQLMWNASYQFLETPAPKPLVQHQVSRPLKASIVPRVVVKGVERIPPPRPSEWTFVRPSGKVRHFIKGTIQGNLKRLLIPPRNEWFFLRFSPTILAAMDTLAPSALGDVPTDIQTTSVGHHKKPAVLKPRPVKQRFLETSSPKPLVQRQVSHPVTASNVPRVVAKVVETITPPPPSQWTPVRPDGMRNHSGESEHASDSPKKGVVLGEVSECF; from the exons atggggaagtgcaagttttatg CATTCACCATGCCTGGCAAAGTGTCCAAACGCAAGGCGGATGCTGCCAAGCGCAGCACACGTCCACCTCCGCCCCTTCGTATTGGGATTCCAACGCCTAGCAGTGACGACGTTCATC TCTCTGGTACCGGCTGGCGCCATAGAGTTCGTCGTTGGCCAACTAGTGCAGTGTCCAACAAATCTCACAAGTTGGTCCTTCCGGGTGGGATTCCTGACAAGAAA TTCGTCCTACTTGTTGGggactcccacttgaggtccgtgGCAGACGGCATAGTCCCTATGCCGGTTGGCGGCCTCGCTTTTGGAGTGATGTCCACTCCAGGAGCTTGTGCAGATCTTCTGCGCCTTGAGGTTTCACAGGCTGTGTTACCTCGGGAGCCTGATGCTGTTTGCGTCATGGCTCCTTCTAACAACCTTACGGCCAGCAGAACAGTTGAAGAGGCAGGGGATGCTTTTGAGCGGTACCTTTTGGCTATTCTCAGTCGCTGGCCTAAG gtTTTCTGTACCGCCATGATTCCCCGTTTAGTTGGATCCTGGGAGCGTCAAGACCTGTTTCAGCAGGAGTACCACCGCAGATCGGCTAAGCTAC GTGTAAGTTACGTGCCGATCCACGATGACCTACCCAGGTACCGTCGCGAACTGTGGTGCCGTGATGGT ATCCACCTCAGTGATGACCACGGGATGCCTATACTCACGCAACTGATGTGGAATGCCTCCTATCAGTTCTTGGAGACACCCGCACCAAAGCCACTGGTGCAGCACCAGGTGTCTCGTCCGCTGAAAGCGAGTATTGTGCCCCGTGTGGTTGTGAAGGGTGTGGAACGCATTCCACCTCCACGCCCTTCCGAATGGACATTTGTGAGACCTAGCGGGAAGGTGAGACACTTTATAAA AGGAACCATTCAGGGGAATTTGAAAAGGCTTCTAATTCCCCCAAGAAACGAGTGGTTCTTTCTGAG GTTCTCACctacaattctggctgccatggaCACGCTAGCTCCATCGGCTCTTGGTGATGTCCCCACAGACATCCAG ACTACGTCTGTGGGACATCACAAGAAGCCTGCTGTCTTGAAGCCCAGGCCAGTAAAGCAGCGG TTCTTGGAGACATCCTCACCAAAGCCACTGGTGCAGCGCCAGGTGTCTCATCCAGTTACGGCAAGTAATGTGCCACGCGTTGTTGCGAAGGTTGTGGAAACCATTACACCTCCACCCCCTTCCCAATGGACACCCGTGAGACCTGATGGGATG AGGAACCATTCAGGGGAGTCTGAACACGCTTCTGATTCCCCCAAGAAAGGAGTGGTTCTTGGTGAAGTTAGTGAATGTTTTTGA